GATGCTGAGGCTTGTTGCGAGACCTACTATCAGTATAAACCAAGTATGCGGGGGCAAAAACCCTGCGAGGAGAAACGGCGAGGCTAAGCCTGCAAATATTATCAAAAACAATAAGACAAGCAGTCTTTTTTTGGGTGCCTTTTCCATGTCTGGAAATGAGCTTTCTTGGTGTGTTGGTCTCATACTTGCGAGCCGAATCTTTAGTACAGATGCAATCATTGTTAAAATGGATGTAAAAACGATATAGTATGATAAGAGAAGGGGTTTTTCTCTCAGCAATATCAGTGCTAGAATAGTGGATAGAATTGCCGTGGTAACATTTAAGTAAACCCTGCTGATGTTGTGGGAATACTTTGGCATTTTCTTTCTTGCAGTTTTGTACATGTGTCTTCTCTTCCTAAGAAGTGCCGATTTCTCTTGAAATTGTTAGCCGATATCGTCCAATGATAGGGCCATGTAGCATGATGAGAATTGAAGTAGACCAGTTTTTCGGCGTAGTTTCTTGGAACATTTCTATCTTAGTCGGTGGGACATTTGTTTCAATTGTTACGTTTGTGCTTGATTGTGGCGGAATTTGCATGGGGCGGTATTCTGATGGTTCTGAAGGGCGTGTGAAAATGAAAAATTGACCATTGAGGTAGATTCTCTGTTCAAAGTAGAATGTGTGGAATTCTTGTGGTGTTGGATTGTTTAAAGTTAGAACAGTTTCTATGCTTATATGAGTTGCATTATGTTCTATAACGTTGAACTCTGGGATTGATACGTTAAACGCGTGTAGGGCTGTGTATGCACTGAAGTAAGAGTTGAAAGAATAAATCATCGCGGTCATTGACATTATCGTGCCTATTGTAAAAACAAGTGAAATCGTCCTGTTAGTCTTTCTTGACACATTGATTCCCCAAGGAGTTCTGAGAGTGAAAAGGAGAATAAACGTTTACGTTTTTCAAGCTTTATATTTGTGGCATGCCACATATCTGTTCTTTTCTATCTCGACCATTTTAGGTTCCTTTGTTTTGCAGACTTGCATCACGTAAGAGCATCTTGTGTGGAATCTACAACCAGAAGGCGGATTGATAGCGCTGGGGACCTCACCTTTTATCACAACGTCACTTCGTTTCGCTGTGGGATCTGGGACAGGCACGGCGGAGATAAGTGCCTCGGTGTATGGGTGTAACGGCTTTAAGATGATGTCTTCTGTTGGGCCTTTCTCGATAATCTTTCCCAAGTACATTACTGCTATTCGGTTACATATGTATCGGGCTAGAGCTATGTCGTGAGTTATATAGAGAAATGATGAATGATGCTTTTTCACCAGCCCAAGCAACAAATCAAGAACTTCGCTTCTGATAGAAGCATCAAGCATGGAAACAGGCTCGTCTGCCATCAAAAATTCAGGTCGGAGTACAAAGGCTCTTGCTATGGCAACTCTCTGCCTTTGCCCACCACTCAGTTCGTGGGGGAATCTGTAAATGTACTCCTCCGGCGGCGTCATTTCTAAATCTTCCAAAACTTCCATCACTCTCTCTCTAAGCTCTTCCAAGTTTTGCGCAACCTTCAGCAGTTGTAGAGGCTCGGCAATAATGTCAAAGACACCCATTCTTGGATTTAACGACTCGTACGGGTCTTGGAAGATTATTTGCATTTTTCGGCGTAGTCTTCTCATTTCGTTTTCGTTGGCGATAGCCGTTACGTCTAGGCCTTTGAAGTACACTTTCCCTGCTGTCGCCGGCAAAAGCCTTAGTAACAATCTTCCTGTTGTTGTTTTTCCACAGCCACTCTCACCCACTAGTCCAAGGATTTCCTCTTTCTTTATGACAAAACTTATGTCGTCTACTGCATGAACTTGAAGAACACGCTTAGACATTAATGTGCTAACAAACCCCATTTTTACGGGGAAGTATTTCTTCAAGTTTTGAACTTCTATGCATACATCTTGCGACATGTTTTCACGCACCTACAAGATGGCATGCCACCGTATGTTCTTTGCCACCTGCCTCCACCATTTTAGGCTCCATTGTTCGGCAGACATCCATGGCGTATGAGCATCTTGCATGGAATCTACATCCGGATGGTGGATTAAGAAGGTCAGGTGGGAAGCCATGTATTGAAGATAGCTGTGTTTTTGGTCCCACCACGCTTGGAAAAGCACCAATCAATTTTGCAGTGTATGGATGTATCGGTTCTTTGAAGATAGACACAACACTTCCGAATTCCACAATTTTTCCGGCATACATGATGGCAATCTTATTGCATGTTTCAGCAAGCATTGACAGATCATGGGATATAATGATCATGGAGAGATTTAGTTTTTGCTGCAGTTCTCTCATAGCTTTGAGGACCTGAGCTCTTACGATGACGTCTAACGCTGTTGTGGGTTCGTCTGCAATAATCAGGCTTGGATTGCACGCCAAAGCCATCGCTGTCACCGTGCGCTGTTTCATGCCCCCGCTTAGTTCATGGGGATAGCGGTTAATCATAGAGGCGCCGATTCCAACGAGGTCCAAAAGTTTGCCAGCTCTTTCCAACGCTTCCTTCTTGCCTACGTTTTCGTGGGCAATGATTGGTTCGGCTATCTGGTCTCCAATGTGAATTGTTGGGTGAAGGGCATTCATGGCTCCTTGAAATATCGCGGAGATTCGTTTCCATCGGAACTTATCTCGAAATTGATCGTCGTTCATTCCTACGATATCGACGTCATCAAAAACAATTTCTCCGCCCAGAATCTCTCCGTTCCAAGGCAAGAGCCTTAGAATGGTTAATGCTGTGCTGGTTTTTCCACAGCCAGATTCCCCGGCGAGTCCCAAAGTGTCTCCCTTGTTCAATTCGAAGCTAACATCGTCCACAGCTTTGACATATCCTCTCATCGTTTGGAAATACATTTTGAGGCTTTTGACTTCTAAAAGGGCCATTTTACCGTCGTCTCCGCAGCCTTGGGTTGACAATTTCATCTATCGCGAATCCCATGAACACAAAGGCTAAACAAACGAGTGTGATGGCTATTCCTGGGGGAATTGCCCACCACCAAGCAAAGTTCTCGAAGGCGC
The sequence above is a segment of the Candidatus Bathyarchaeota archaeon genome. Coding sequences within it:
- a CDS encoding ATP-binding cassette domain-containing protein, whose amino-acid sequence is MSQDVCIEVQNLKKYFPVKMGFVSTLMSKRVLQVHAVDDISFVIKKEEILGLVGESGCGKTTTGRLLLRLLPATAGKVYFKGLDVTAIANENEMRRLRRKMQIIFQDPYESLNPRMGVFDIIAEPLQLLKVAQNLEELRERVMEVLEDLEMTPPEEYIYRFPHELSGGQRQRVAIARAFVLRPEFLMADEPVSMLDASIRSEVLDLLLGLVKKHHSSFLYITHDIALARYICNRIAVMYLGKIIEKGPTEDIILKPLHPYTEALISAVPVPDPTAKRSDVVIKGEVPSAINPPSGCRFHTRCSYVMQVCKTKEPKMVEIEKNRYVACHKYKA
- a CDS encoding ABC transporter ATP-binding protein translates to MALLEVKSLKMYFQTMRGYVKAVDDVSFELNKGDTLGLAGESGCGKTSTALTILRLLPWNGEILGGEIVFDDVDIVGMNDDQFRDKFRWKRISAIFQGAMNALHPTIHIGDQIAEPIIAHENVGKKEALERAGKLLDLVGIGASMINRYPHELSGGMKQRTVTAMALACNPSLIIADEPTTALDVIVRAQVLKAMRELQQKLNLSMIIISHDLSMLAETCNKIAIMYAGKIVEFGSVVSIFKEPIHPYTAKLIGAFPSVVGPKTQLSSIHGFPPDLLNPPSGCRFHARCSYAMDVCRTMEPKMVEAGGKEHTVACHLVGA